GCACCGGATCAGCGACGTGCTGCAGCACCTGGTGCGCGTGCACAACATCGAACGCGTCGTCGGGAAAGTCGAGTGCATGCACGTCGGAGGTGGCGAACGAAATGTTCGACAGGTCGTGCCGCCCGGCCTCGGCGCGGGCCAGGCTAAGGGCGTCATGGGTTCGCTCCACGGCGGTCACCGATCCGGGCGCGACCCGGGCGGCGAGGTCGACGGTGATCGTCCCGGGGCCGCACCCGACGTCGAGCACCGACAACCCCGGCTCCAGGTGGGCCAGCAGGTAGCCGGCGGAGTTCTCCGCAGTGCGTCGTCGGTGGCCACGCAGCACCGACTCGTGGTGTCCGTGGGTGTAGATGACTTGAGGTTTGTCGTTCACGACCGCGATCCCTTGGGGTAGATGTCTTGCCCGAACCCTACCGCAGCGACCAAATAATGAAATATTTGTCCCAATATATGGGACGTCTAGTCGACCGGCACGCCCAGGATCGGGCGATCAACGCCGGCACCGGGGCCGTCGAAATGCCACCACTCACCGGAGTACACCGCCAACCCACCGGCCCCCATCGCGGCTCGCAGCCGCGCACGGTTGGCCTGGGCATCGGCAGTGACGCCCTGCGTTGCGAATGCCGTTGCCCGCGAAGAAAAGTCGTCGAAGTCGGTGCCCATGTCAGCCAGACATAGTCCGTCGAACTGCCGCCCCGGTGGGCACTGCTGCTGCGCGCTGGCGAATGTCACGTCAACCGAACGACCCGCCTCATGGCTGCGCGCGTACTGACCCGGCCGCGCCACCCAGGCCGGGTTGGGGACCACGGTGAACATCCTGACCTGAACGTCATGCGGCCGGTAGCAGTCCCAGAAGACCATCACCTGCCCGTGTGGGCGCAACAACGCCGCGGCGGCCGCGAGACCCTGGGCCATGGATTGGTGCACGAGACATCTTGCGCCGGACGGGTACAACTGTGTGCCGGTGAAGTTGTTCGGCGTCGCGTAGCGCAGGTCGATCCCGGCGTCGGGAACAACACTGCGAACGTCGAGAAACCCAGCTGCGCGCGCCGCCTCGCCGACCGGCGGCACCGGACCCGACGGTGTGGTGGTGCTTACCGGCCGGACCCCCACCACCGTCGCGGTCGTCGAAGCCCGCGAGCCGTCAGCCGACACCAGCCGATCACATCCGCCGGCCCCGCACGCCGGGACCAGCGCAACCATGAGCAGAATTAGCCCCCCGATCAGACGCATCCGACCATTGTCGCGGGTTGGTGCGCCGCTCCCGATGTTCGGCCGGCTACTTGATGCGATCGCTGATCGTCTGCAGGATGCTGTTGGCGATCTGCTCCGCGGGTTCAAGACCCAACACGCCGACGGATACGAACACCGAGGACTTCTCCCGATACACGTGGCTCCAACCCGGAGCACTGATCCTCAGCGTGGAGGCGTCCGGCTTGTCCAGGATGAATTCGAAGTACGGGTCGTGCAGGGCAGCGCAAGCCTCCAACGCCGACTCCAGTTGATGGAACACACCGCGAGCCGCGCTCGGCTCCGGGTACACCGCGATCGCCTGGCTGACGGTCTCGACCATGACGGGCATGCCCGGTCTGAGGTCGTCGGTGACACCGTGGTAACCCGCGCTGCGAAACTCCGACCAGCCGGTGCCGAAGGTGAGATCGCTGTTTCCCACCGCCCGGCAGGGACCCGGAGCGCTTGTGTCCGCCTCCGGCGGTTCATCCATGTCCGCGAGCGAATGTGTGGCGAGCTCCTCGTAGTTGGCGATCCGCCGTACATCCTCGACGCTCACGATCAACGCGTCGACACGCGACGCGGGGGGAGCAGTCGTCGGCTGGGCCGATGGGGCTTTGTGCGAGCACGCCGTGATCACGACCGCTGCAGAGCAGACGATGGCGGCCAACCTGGTAGCTGCGCCGCGATTCACCACTGGTCGCCACGCTGACCAGCGCGTTCGACATCTCCCGTTCGGACGGGTTGAGTTCGTTGGCCTCATCGTTGATATGCCGGTTTCTGCGGACTGCCCGTCCGCGGTCGCTAGGGGGGCTTCGGCGCTGGCTAAGGGCGTTCTACCGCTTTGCCAACGCCGTTGCCGCCATCGTACGGACATCGGGACGTTTGATGGGCGGAATTGACAAGAGTGACGGGACGTGTCAGCGAGACCAGCTCGGATACCTGATGGTCACGGCTCTTCGACTCGGCCTGGAAAACTGCAGCACGGACCTGCCACGACGTCGTCCTTGCTGGGTCACCTCGAAGGGCTCCGTAGTTCACCTGCACCACCGACGTTCTAGGCGTTTCGCGGACAAATTGCCGCGAACAGCTTTGCAACCCTTGACTTTTAGGCCGCGACGCGCGCAAATCCCAATCACGAATGCGCAATATTTGCCGAACCCGCCAAGCGTCCGGGGGTTCGGCAATTTGCAAATCGTTGGAAGTTCCTCATCAGGCGGCCTCGGCAGGCCGCCCGGCCGCGCGGGCTTTCAGACAACCACGCGAAATATATTGATGGTGTCGAATTCGCCCCAAGAGGGCTACTATCCGCACTAGCATTACCGACGGACGACAGTCAAATCACACCGGCTATGTGGAGGTGTCAGATGTCGTTTGTATTTGCAGCGCCGGACCTGGCGGCGATGGCGGCAGAGAGTCTCGCGGGCATCGGCTCGTCGCTGACCGCGGCGAATGCGGCGGCCGCGGTCCCAACAAGCGGGCTGATGGCCGCCGCTGGTGATGAGGTGTCGGCGGCCATCGCGGCATTGTTTTCCAGCCACGCCCAGCAGTATCAGACGCTGAGCGCTCAGGCGGCGGAGTTTCATGCCCGGTTCGTGCAGGCGCTGACCGGGGCTATGGGCGCGTATGCGGCCGCCGAGGCGGCCAGTGCCGCGCCGTTGCAGGCCCTCGAGCAAAACCTGCTGGGTGTCGTCAATGCGCCCGCGGCGGCGGTGTTGGGCCGCCCTTGGATCGGCAATGGCACTAACGGGGCCCCCGGGACCGGGGAGCCCGGCGGGCCGGGGGGGTTGTTGTTGGGCAACGGCGGCAACGGTGGCTCAGGCGGCCCCGGACAGCCCGGGGGTGCCGGTGGGTCCGCCGGGCTGCTGGGCCAAGGCGGGATCGGCGGGGCCGGAGGGGCCGGCGCGGCGGGCGGCATTGGCGGTACCGGTGGGTGGCTGTGGGGTAGTGGCGGGGCCGGCGGGGCCGGCGGCGTCGGCGGCGCGGCCGGTGGGGCGGGTGGCAACGCGGTGATGTTCGGCATTGGCGGCAACGGCGGAGCCGGCGGGGCCGCCAGCGCAGGCGAGAACGGCGGCGTCGGCGGCGTCGGCGGTGCTGGTGGCGCACTTGTAGCCATCGGCGGGGCCGGCGGGGCCGGCGGGGCTGCTACCAGCGGAATCGGCGGCGCCGGCGGGGCCGGCGGTGCCGCACAGGGCCTGCTCGTAAGCGTCGGCGGAGCCGGCGGGCACGGCGGTGACGCCTCCACCGGTACCGGCGGGGCCGGCGGCGCCGGCGGCGTTGGCTTCATACAGACCCCCCTCGGGGTCGACCTCGCCATCGGCGGTGCCGGCGGGCACGGCGGCGCCGGTACCAGCGGCGGCGACGGCGGTGCCGGCGGCAACAGTTCTACGGGACTCATTGGACTCGGCTTCGCCATCGGCGGTACCGGTGGCATTGGCGGCGCAGCTACCAGCGGGACCGGCGGGGACGGCGGTGCCGGCGGCACCGCTACCGACTTCCTCGGGTTCGGCGTGGTCCAAGGCGGCGTCGGCGGGGTTGGTGGGGCCGCCACCGGGGTCGGCGGCACCGGCGGGGACGGTGGCGACGGCGGTTTGGGCGTCGCGGTCGTGGGCTCGGGCTTCGGCGGAGCCGGCGGGGTTGGCGGGGCCGCCACCGGGACCGGCGGCAACGGCGGGGACGGTGGCGACGGCGGTGGGCTGCTGAGCGGCGGGGGCGGTGCCGGCGGGCACGGCGGCGCCGCGCCCGGCGGTACCGGCGGCGATGGCGGGACCGGCGGCACCGGCCTCGGAGGGTTAATCGGCACGGGCGGGAACGGGGGCAACGCCGGTGCCGGCGTCGGGGTCAACGGCGCCAATGGCGGCAGCGGGGGCGGCGCCTACGGCGGACTCGCCGCCTTCGGCGGGGCGGGCGGGGCCGCCGGTGCCGCAACCAGCGGAACCGGCGGGTTCGGCGGGGCGGGCGGCAACGCAGAGGGCCTGATCTTTGCCCTGGGCGGCACCGGCGCCGCCGGCGGCGACGCTTCGGCCGGAATCGGCGGCTCCGCCGGTCCCGGCGGCGTGGCCACCGGCCGCAGCCCCTTCGGGCTCAACATCGCGATCGGCGGTGCCGGCGGGCAGGGTGGCAACGGCGCCACCGATGGCGGCACCGGCGGCAATGGCGGTGCCGCCGTACCCTACGGCACCGTTGCATTCGGTTTGGGGCTTGCCGGCGCCGCCGGGGCCGGTGGGGCCGCCACCGGGGACGGCGGCACCGGCGGGGACGGCGGTTTCGGCGGCGCCGCCATTGCCCCGTTCAACCTCTTCGGGTTCTCGGTGCTGCACGCCGGCGCCGGCGGGGCCGGCGGCGCCGCCACCGGGGCCAACGGCACCGGCGGGACCGGCGGCGGTGGCGGGTTCAGCGCCGCGATCTGGGGCGCGGGCGTCGGCGCCGCCGGTGGGGATGGTGGGGCCGCCACCGGGGCCGGCGGCACCGGCGGCGACGGCGGCAACGGCGGCAAGGCCGAAACGGTTGGGCTCTCCGTGGCCGGTGCCGGCGGTACCGGCGGCGCCGCCCCCACCGGGACCGGTGGCGACGGCGGTACCGGTGGCGGCGCCCTCGGGTTCATCGGCTCGGCCGGAAACGGCGGCAACGCCGGCACCGGGGTCAATGCCGCCAATGGCGGCGACGGTGGTGACGCCGGGCTAGTTGTCAACGGAACCTTCAATCCGTCGCTATTCGGCGACGGCGGCAACGGCGGCAACGGCGTCAACGGCGGAACCGGCGGAACCGGTGGCAGCGCCGGCCAGTTTGGCGGCACGCCCGGGCAGAACGGATCGCCATAGCTGGCTGATCGCAGCCCGCAACGGCGGCGGCGATCTCTACCAGCCCGTCGGTCGGTTCATCGATGCGAGGTCAACCTTTGGCGGCCAGGGGTCGGGGTCGTACCGCCACTCAGAGCAAAGAAGCCATGTGTCTGTTCGCGGTCGCCGGTTGTGTGATGCAGGCCGTGCCAACCCAAGAGTCCATCGTGGACGAGTCGACTCAGCGACGACGCTGTCGCGTCTCAAGCGGTCTAGAAACTCCAATGGGCTGGTGCGAAACAACCGCACCAGCCCACTACATGAGTTTCTTAGACCGCAGTGACTCCTACTGCCTGGGGTCCTTTGGCTCCTTGCCCAACCTCGAACTGAACACGCTGGTTTTCCTCAAGCGAGCGGTAGCCGCTTCCCTGGATTTCAGAGTAGTGGACAAAGAGGTCCTTCGCTCCGTCGTCTGGGGTGATGAAGCCGAAGCCTTTCTCACCGTTGAACCATTTCACAGTTCCCTGTGCCATTTACTTACTTCTCTCATTCAAATTCGGATGTACCAATAACATCCGAACGGTTAGGGTAGCACGAGCTGGCCTACTTGTTGAAACCCGTTGTGGCGCTATAACAATCAGCTCTTCGGGCGGCCGGAACGGCAACCACGTCTGCGGCCACCGGAACCCGAGCGGCGTGGATGCGACGGAGCCGCCTTCTTCGGAGCGGGAGCCCGGTAGGGCGCCATATCACCGGCCACCGCATGCACGGCGGCCGAGTCCACAGTGACCTCCTGCGGAGTGACACGGATACCTGCGCGGTGCATCAGCGCGCGGATGTCTTTACGCTGCTCGGGCAGAACAACGGTCACGACGTCACCCGCGTTCCCAGCCCGCGCCGTTCGTCCGGACCGGTGCAGGTAAGCCTTGTGCTCGGCGGGTGGATCGATGTGCACCACCAATTCGATTCCGTCGATATGCACACCACGCGCGGCGATGTCGGTGGCCACCAACACCCGCGCCTCACCCGCACTGAAGGCGGCGAGGTTTCGGTCGCGCGCGGGTTGAGAAAGGTTGCCGTGCAAATCGACTGCCGGAACACCGGATTCGGTGAGCTGCTTGGCGAGCTTGCGCGCCTGATGTTTGGTGCGCATGAACAGGATTCGGCGGCCAGTACCGGAGGCGAGCCGGTGTACCAGCTCCTTCTTGGCTTGCACGCCCGAGACGTGGAACACGTGGTGGGTCATCTCGGCCACCGGTGAGTTTGAGCCGTCAACAGAGTGCAGCACCGCGTTGCGCAGGAATCGCTTGACGAGCTTGTCGACGCCGTCGTCGAGGGTCGCTGAGAACAGCAGCCGCTGGCCGCCGCTCGGCGTGGCCGCCAGGATGCGGGTGACACCGGGAAGGAAGCCGAGATCGGCCATGTGATCGGCTTCGTCGATCACCGTGATCTCGATCGAGTCGAGGCAGATCAGGCGTTGCTTCATCAAGTCTTCGAGCCGGCCGGGGCAGGCCACGACGATGTCGACGCCAGACTTGAGCGCCGCCTCCTGCCTGCGTTGCGGTACCCCACCAAAGATCGTGGTCACCCGGAGGCCGTTGACGGCGGCCAACGGTTCCAGCGTCGCGGTGATCTGGCTGGCCAGCTCTCGGGTGGGGGCAAGAACCAGACCCGACGGTCGGGACGGGCGGCGCGGATGTCCGGCCAGCCGCCTGACGATAGGAATCGAGAAGGCGAGCGTCTTACCGCTGCCCGTCTTGCCGCGGCCGAGAACGTCTCGGCCAGCGAGTGCGTCGGGAAGAGTTTGGATTTGGATGGGAAACGGCTGGGTGATCCCGCGGGCGGCGAGCACTTCGATGAGTGGCTCACCCACGTCGAGATCGGCAAATGTGTTGCCAGTCATCACTTTAGATGTCTTTCAGCATGGTTGTGCCAAGCTGGCGGCGAAGCACGCGCAGTCGGTCAGCACACGGTGGCGAGATTGCCGGTGGGCAAAATCGATCGCCGTGATACGAACTGCGCCGGATTCAGTGCGTCCGCCACTAGATCAAGGCGGGCGCCGGAAGGATCAAGAAACGTTTCACGACGGGTTGGTCATCGCATGGACCAACATTGCCATGAGCATAGCAGCACCACGACCTTGGACACCCCCGACCCCGCTGACCGGTTGGCGCGAGCGCCCACGCCCACTGCCTGTAGAGTCGAAGGTGAACCGCGTTCTAGCGGTCATTGCGAATCGTCAACGCATTACGAAAGAGATCGGCGCGATGAAAGAGATCAGCGCGCGATCCGATCGTCGTCCGTCAACAGCGCGTGCGGCCGCCCCTTCTTGATTCGTAAGGACACCACATGGACAACTCGAACCTGTTTTTTTCGCATCCCGACACGCCGGAATACGTCGCTTCGGGCGAAGCCTCCGGAGAACCAGTCGAATTCCCGACGTTTTCGGACCGGCCCGACGCCGATGCCGCTGTCTCCGCAACGGCGAGGACATCGACGGTGCATGGTGGCCGCATTCAGCCCTAAGTGGCAGGTGAACCGCCGGAGCTGATCGGGGCTTTGCACCGGCCTGTCCGCGGGATCGTCGACATCGAATTCAGTTGGCCCCCAACCGATGCGCTCCGATGCCAGTTCTCGGACGTCCGGGTGTTTTGGGGTACCTGCGGACTAAGTCGTCTTCCCCGAACGTGCTCGTGTGCCGCAAGCCCTCGGCGTCGCGGCCGAAGAATGTCCACCGACGCGAAGTGGTCTGCGGCCCGCTGGTCAGCTTGACCGTGTAGCGCACGGCGATGGGGTCCGCCGTTCCGACGATGTCACCGACCCGGATCTGCGACGGATGGATCTGTGGGTGCGTCGCACCGATTCTGTATGGCCGCGCCCACCCGTCCCTCTTTGGTGTGCCGCTTTGAACCCAAACCGACAATGGCAACGGCGGAGCAGGATTCGACGCGCCTGCCCAGGCGTGCGCTCGCTTGGGCTCGACTGACCGGTACTGTGACCTGTCACCTCATACGTCCCGAGATGACCGAAGCTGGCCTGACGCCAGCCCTGGATGTTGGGGAGGTGGCGGTGAGCAGATTCGTTGAGTCGATGCTCAGCAGTGCGGAGTCAAGTACTCATGGCCTGGTGACCGGTGAGCCAGGTGCGCCGGTCCGGTCTAGCTGGGCCGAGGTTCATCAGCGGGCTCGGCGGGTGGCGGGTGGTTTGGCCGCGTTGGGGGTCGGCCCGGGTGATCGGGTCGGTGTACTAGCCGGTGCCCCGGTCGAAATCGCGCCGACCGCGCAGGGTGTGTGGTTGCGGGGCGCGTGTTTGACAATGTTGCATCAGCCGACGCCCCGCACCCACCTGGAACTGTGGGCGCAGGACACGTTGGCGGTCATCCGGATGATCGAGGCCACGGTGGTGATCGTCTCTGATCCGTTCATGGCTGTTGTCGCGGTGTTGGCCGAGCATGACGTCACGGTGGTGACGATCGCCGAGCTGCTGACCGCTGCGCCGATTGACGCGGTGGGCAGCGGTGAGGACGATCTGGCGTTGTTGCAGTTGACGTCGGGCTCGACGGGTTGCCCCAAAGCGGTGGTGATCACCCACGCCAATGTGATTTCCAACGCCGAGGCGATGTTCGTCGGCTCCCGCTACGACCTGGATACCGATGTGATCGTGAGTTGGTTGCCGCTGTTTCATGACATGGGCATGACCGGATTTTTGACGGTGCCGATGCTGTTCGGTGGGGAGTTGGTCAAGATCACCCCGGTCGACTTCTTGACCGATATCTTGTTGTGGCCCAAGTTGATCGACAAATATCGGGCCACGATGACTGCGGCGCCCAACTTTGCCTACGCGTTGCTGGCGAAGCGATTACGCCGGCATGCCAAGCCTGGTGAATTTGATTTGTCGTCGTTGCGATGGGCGTTGTCGGGTTCCGAACAGGTCGAACCGGCCGATGTGGAGGATTTCTGCGAGGCTGGGGCATCGTTCGGGCTGCGTCCCGACGCGATCTTACCGGCCTATGGGATGGCCGAAACTACTGTGGCGGTGTCGTTTTCGCAATGCGGCGGCGGGCTAATCGTGGATGAGGTCGACGCCGACATGCTGGCGGTGCTGCGTCGGGCGGTGCCCGCGACCACCGGCAACACCCGCCGGCTCGCGTCGCTAGGACCATTGCTGAACGGTTTGCAGGCCCGCGTTGTCGATGAGGCTGGCGCCGTCGAGCCAATCCGCGGTGTGGGGCTCATCGAGGTACGCGGAGATTCAGTGACATCCGGATATGTCACGACGGGCGGTTTTGTGGCCGCCCAAGACGACCAGGGCTGGTTAGGCACCGGGGATCTCGGATATCTGACCGAGCACGGCCATGTTGTGGTCTGTGGTCGTGCCAAGGACGTAATTATCATGGCCGGACGCAACATCTACCCCACTGATGTAGAACGTGCGGCCGGGCGAGTCGTTGGAGTGCGCGCAGGTTGTGTAGCGGCGGTGCGACTCGACGCCGGTCATTCCCGGGAATCGTTTGCCGTGGCCGTGGAATCAAACAACATCGACGACCCCGCGCAGGTGCGGCGCATCAAGCACGAGGTTGCCCACGAAGTCGTTACCGAAGTTGCGGCGCGGCCGCGCAATGTGGTGGTACTGGCCCCGGGCGCGATCCCCAAGACACCGTCGGGCAAGCTGCGCCGCGCTTACGCGCTGTCACTGGTCACCTGACAAGCACCATCGGGCTGTCGCCGAAGCCGATGCCGGTGGCGTAGCGTTAGATGTGAGCCGTTTCGTTGTCGGCGGCGGTCCATCGTGACTCGATCCGGGTGACCCCCACGGGCAATGTGATTCCTCCGTGTGCTCCGCGCTCGCAGGGCAGACGATGCCGACCGTGAGGGAACCACCCGTGGATTATCAGCACTTGGCTATGGTGCGACACTTAGACGTACCGAGTCCGGCTTTCGCGCGCAGTAGGCGTGCACCCGTGATCATCGGACGTACCCAGCGCCAACGGGGGCACCTACGATGATTTGTCCGATCGGAACCCGACGCCAAGCCAACCCTATCCGCCTATCGGTGGCTACCGAGCTCGGCCGGGACATCGACGGCGCGTGGTGGCCGCGTGCGGATCGCATCACCAATGAATTACCGGACCTTGTTGCGGTCCTGACTCCCTTGCTCGGAGACATCACCTCCATCAACGTCAACTGGTCGCCGCTGCAACGACCACCTGACCTCAACTGGCCGGGGTGGGAACATAAGCGCCAGCACATAATGACCGTTAACGGCACGCGCGCTTGCATCAACCTGCTGATCGTCTCGTATGCGACCCACAGTGCGCTCGCATTGATGGTGATGCGTTGCGCCGCAAACCTACCCATCGAGACGGCGGACCGCGACAAACCCGCCTTTCTAACCGCGGGCTCGATCCTGCGGGTCGCCCAACAACAACGTGAACATGCCTCCGGTTACTAGTTTCAAACGGCGGCAAACCGCGCCACCGCCTGTCCCGGCCGGGCCGGCCCTCATAAACCGTGAGGATTCACCAATCCGATTCCCGGTATGCGCGGGTTTGTCCAGGAGGTCGGTGCTATCGACCATGATCGGGTCATAGCGGTTGATCGCTGCTGCCAACGGCATCACTGCGGACCTCTACCTCATGCCGACCCACTTTTTCCCCTAAGCAGTCGGAATGGTGAACACCACGGGTCTGCGCCAGCCGATGGGCGCACTGCGGGAACACGGCCAAACGTCAGACCGTCCTGTGACACGCTTGTCCGATCGCGTAAGGCGCTGGAACGCAGGATCCACCGTCGGAACGCCAAAGAACCGCGCCGCCGTCCGAGCCGTCCCACTCCCCCGAATCGTCATCGATGCCCTGAGGCCACGAGTCGACAATCGCGCGGCCAACGAAGAAGCGCCTACCTCACTTCACGGCGGCTTCCTGAGATCAAACAACTGGCGCCGGCGCAGGTCGTGCCCAATTGGCACCACTGACGATTCATGACCTCCGTCACACCGACGCCAACCCGGCCCGGGCCTCAGGCGCTGACCCTCGCTACGTCCGGAAACAATGGGGCACTCCGCGCCGACAGTCAGCGCGAATAGCTACGGCGATCACTACGCCGACGAACTCGACCACGTGGCCACAAATTTCAGGGACCGGACACAGCAAACATCCACTATCTGGCGCCGCCGCGTCCATGCAGGTCAAAGATGGTGGCTAGGGGCGGGACCGACCGGCGAACGGAGACAAACCGGACACGGTGCTCGCACTCTCCTCCAGGAGCTTGGGTACTGCCGCTTGCGTTGTGAGCGGCCTCGGGGCTCCGGGAAGCGGGCGTCCCGATGCCCAGCAGCGCATCAAGAGCAACCGACTCGACACCGTCGACGGACGGCTCGAGGAGGATGCCCATCACCATCGGACCTCAGTCCATGCAGTCGCCGACCGCGCAGCTGGGACATCCGCCCATTCCACGGGGCGATGCGCCTCTCGACGCGGCGCGCTCAGCACAGCTGGCAGGTCTTCGGACTCACAGGCGCGCACCGAACCCGGTGGCCGTCGCTTCCCAGTCGTGTGACCAGTGGTTATCCATCTATAGACGGCAGTCGGTCTGGCATACCGCGGCGGGACAATCCCGGACTCCCACCGGGTTCCCTCGCACGGCGCCGCTACTTGTGTGCCGCCCGATGCTGAGACCAGGTTCATCACGGCAGACCTGCGTGGGCCGTACTTGATCACAAAGGATTCTCTTTCCTGCGGTGATTGCTTCGCCGTAGCCATACGGCTTGGCCCACCCCGGCGGAGATAACCGCCTGCCGAAGCTCAGACATTTAGCAAGACCAACGAACTGTCGGGTGACGACGTAGACTTTTCTGGTCGAGAGGCGTTGCAACGGCTCGCCGGTCCCTGCCGGTAGCCGCCACGCTCGGCAGAGTCAAGGACGCCTTCCGCTACGGAGGGAATGAACGTGAGCGCCTTTGAGCCGAATATCCGCCCCGACTGCACCGACGCACTGACGGCCACCCTCGGCCAGCGGATCATGGTGATCGACGGCGCGATGGGCACGGCGATCCAGCGGGACCGCCCGGACGAGGCCGGCTACCGCGGCGAGCGGTTCAAGGACTGGCCGAGCGATCTGGTGGGCAATAACGACCTGCTCACCCTGACACAGCCGCACATCATCGAGGGAATCCACCGCGAGTACCTCGAGGCGGGCGCCGACATCCTGGAGACCAACACGTTCAACGCGAACAAGGTCTCGCTCTCCGATTACGACATGGCGGAGCTGAGCTACGAACTGAACTACGCTGGCGCTGCCCTGGCCCGCAAAGCCTGCGACGAGTTCAGCACCCCGGAGAAGCCGCGCTACGTCGCCGGGGCGCTGGGGCCGACGACGCGGACCGCGTCGATCTCTCCGGACGTCAACGACCCCGGAGCCCGCAACGTCTCCTACGACCAGCTGGTCGCCGCCTACCTCGAAGCTGCTAATGGCCTGGTCGACGGTGGCGCCGACATCATCATCATCGAGACGATCTTCGACTCGCTGAACGCCAAGGCGGCGGTGTTTGCCGTCGAGACGCTGTTCGAGGACCGCGCACGCCGCTGGCCGGTGATCATCTCGGGCACCATCACCGATGCGTCCGGGCGGACGTTGTCCGGTCAGGTCACCGAAGCATTCTGGAACGCGATCAGGCACGCCAAGCCGATCGCGGTGGGCCTCAACTGCGCCCTGGGCGCGCCGGAGATGAGGCCCTACATCGCCGAAATGGCGCGGATCGCGGACACCTTCGTCTCGTGTTACCCGAACGCCGGCCTGCCCAACGCCTTTGGCGAGTACGACGAGTCCCCGGAGCGTCAGGCCGGCTACATCGCCGAGTTCGCCGAGGCCGGCCTGGTCAACCTGGTCGGTGGGTGCTGCGGCACGGCACCGCCGCATATCGCCGAGATCGCCAAGGTCGTGCAGGGCAAACCGCCGCGCGAGCTGCCGAAGATCGAACTCGCCACCCGGCTCTCGGGCCTGGAGCCGCTCAACATCACCGACGAGTCCCTCTTCGTGAACATCGGTGAGCGCACCAACATCACCGGCTCCGCCCGGTTCCGCAACCTGATCAAGGCCGAGGACTACGACACCGCGCTGTCGGTGGCGCTGCAGCAGGTCGAG
The nucleotide sequence above comes from Mycobacterium decipiens. Encoded proteins:
- a CDS encoding PE family protein, encoding MSFVFAAPDLAAMAAESLAGIGSSLTAANAAAAVPTSGLMAAAGDEVSAAIAALFSSHAQQYQTLSAQAAEFHARFVQALTGAMGAYAAAEAASAAPLQALEQNLLGVVNAPAAAVLGRPWIGNGTNGAPGTGEPGGPGGLLLGNGGNGGSGGPGQPGGAGGSAGLLGQGGIGGAGGAGAAGGIGGTGGWLWGSGGAGGAGGVGGAAGGAGGNAVMFGIGGNGGAGGAASAGENGGVGGVGGAGGALVAIGGAGGAGGAATSGIGGAGGAGGAAQGLLVSVGGAGGHGGDASTGTGGAGGAGGVGFIQTPLGVDLAIGGAGGHGGAGTSGGDGGAGGNSSTGLIGLGFAIGGTGGIGGAATSGTGGDGGAGGTATDFLGFGVVQGGVGGVGGAATGVGGTGGDGGDGGLGVAVVGSGFGGAGGVGGAATGTGGNGGDGGDGGGLLSGGGGAGGHGGAAPGGTGGDGGTGGTGLGGLIGTGGNGGNAGAGVGVNGANGGSGGGAYGGLAAFGGAGGAAGAATSGTGGFGGAGGNAEGLIFALGGTGAAGGDASAGIGGSAGPGGVATGRSPFGLNIAIGGAGGQGGNGATDGGTGGNGGAAVPYGTVAFGLGLAGAAGAGGAATGDGGTGGDGGFGGAAIAPFNLFGFSVLHAGAGGAGGAATGANGTGGTGGGGGFSAAIWGAGVGAAGGDGGAATGAGGTGGDGGNGGKAETVGLSVAGAGGTGGAAPTGTGGDGGTGGGALGFIGSAGNGGNAGTGVNAANGGDGGDAGLVVNGTFNPSLFGDGGNGGNGVNGGTGGTGGSAGQFGGTPGQNGSP
- a CDS encoding M15 family metallopeptidase is translated as MRLIGGLILLMVALVPACGAGGCDRLVSADGSRASTTATVVGVRPVSTTTPSGPVPPVGEAARAAGFLDVRSVVPDAGIDLRYATPNNFTGTQLYPSGARCLVHQSMAQGLAAAAALLRPHGQVMVFWDCYRPHDVQVRMFTVVPNPAWVARPGQYARSHEAGRSVDVTFASAQQQCPPGRQFDGLCLADMGTDFDDFSSRATAFATQGVTADAQANRARLRAAMGAGGLAVYSGEWWHFDGPGAGVDRPILGVPVD
- a CDS encoding cold-shock protein encodes the protein MAQGTVKWFNGEKGFGFITPDDGAKDLFVHYSEIQGSGYRSLEENQRVQFEVGQGAKGPQAVGVTAV
- a CDS encoding sensor domain-containing protein, yielding MRPTNSTRPNGRCRTRWSAWRPVVNRGAATRLAAIVCSAAVVITACSHKAPSAQPTTAPPASRVDALIVSVEDVRRIANYEELATHSLADMDEPPEADTSAPGPCRAVGNSDLTFGTGWSEFRSAGYHGVTDDLRPGMPVMVETVSQAIAVYPEPSAARGVFHQLESALEACAALHDPYFEFILDKPDASTLRISAPGWSHVYREKSSVFVSVGVLGLEPAEQIANSILQTISDRIK
- a CDS encoding DEAD/DEAH box helicase, whose protein sequence is MMTGNTFADLDVGEPLIEVLAARGITQPFPIQIQTLPDALAGRDVLGRGKTGSGKTLAFSIPIVRRLAGHPRRPSRPSGLVLAPTRELASQITATLEPLAAVNGLRVTTIFGGVPQRRQEAALKSGVDIVVACPGRLEDLMKQRLICLDSIEITVIDEADHMADLGFLPGVTRILAATPSGGQRLLFSATLDDGVDKLVKRFLRNAVLHSVDGSNSPVAEMTHHVFHVSGVQAKKELVHRLASGTGRRILFMRTKHQARKLAKQLTESGVPAVDLHGNLSQPARDRNLAAFSAGEARVLVATDIAARGVHIDGIELVVHIDPPAEHKAYLHRSGRTARAGNAGDVVTVVLPEQRKDIRALMHRAGIRVTPQEVTVDSAAVHAVAGDMAPYRAPAPKKAAPSHPRRSGSGGRRRGCRSGRPKS
- a CDS encoding fatty acyl-AMP ligase; the protein is MSRFVESMLSSAESSTHGLVTGEPGAPVRSSWAEVHQRARRVAGGLAALGVGPGDRVGVLAGAPVEIAPTAQGVWLRGACLTMLHQPTPRTHLELWAQDTLAVIRMIEATVVIVSDPFMAVVAVLAEHDVTVVTIAELLTAAPIDAVGSGEDDLALLQLTSGSTGCPKAVVITHANVISNAEAMFVGSRYDLDTDVIVSWLPLFHDMGMTGFLTVPMLFGGELVKITPVDFLTDILLWPKLIDKYRATMTAAPNFAYALLAKRLRRHAKPGEFDLSSLRWALSGSEQVEPADVEDFCEAGASFGLRPDAILPAYGMAETTVAVSFSQCGGGLIVDEVDADMLAVLRRAVPATTGNTRRLASLGPLLNGLQARVVDEAGAVEPIRGVGLIEVRGDSVTSGYVTTGGFVAAQDDQGWLGTGDLGYLTEHGHVVVCGRAKDVIIMAGRNIYPTDVERAAGRVVGVRAGCVAAVRLDAGHSRESFAVAVESNNIDDPAQVRRIKHEVAHEVVTEVAARPRNVVVLAPGAIPKTPSGKLRRAYALSLVT
- a CDS encoding DUF5994 family protein, giving the protein MICPIGTRRQANPIRLSVATELGRDIDGAWWPRADRITNELPDLVAVLTPLLGDITSINVNWSPLQRPPDLNWPGWEHKRQHIMTVNGTRACINLLIVSYATHSALALMVMRCAANLPIETADRDKPAFLTAGSILRVAQQQREHASGY